In Thiospirochaeta perfilievii, a single window of DNA contains:
- a CDS encoding aspartate aminotransferase family protein produces MSPFVNKPPYPNNYGSDFLVLDRGEGCYIFDKKGNKYLDFGSGISVNALGYGREDLADIAYKQMKKLIHTSNLYATEPALELATKLCKTGNFAAVHFGNSGTEANEAAFKYARAYSQRVKGEGNYKILSFSNAFHGRTFGTMSATPKEKYKAPFYPLVPGFETAEYNSVDDLKKILDSSFAAVIVEPLQGEGGLDSLTKEFCEALHEICLAKDILIISDEVQTGFGRTGELYGYETFGLKPDIITLSKPLAGGLPLSATLIPKKVNDLIKIGEHGTTFGGGPVTTAVALKVMSIINDKEFLDNIKELSSYFKSGLEDIIISCSSALKVKGEGLLLGLQLANPNLIPTVINKCRESGLLILRTGSDSLRFAPPLNITKEEIKTGLDILKKAL; encoded by the coding sequence ATGAGTCCATTTGTAAATAAACCACCATACCCAAACAATTATGGTAGTGATTTTTTAGTTCTAGATAGAGGGGAAGGTTGTTACATCTTTGATAAAAAAGGCAATAAGTACCTGGATTTTGGCTCAGGGATATCTGTAAATGCCCTTGGTTACGGTAGAGAAGATTTAGCAGATATTGCATATAAACAGATGAAAAAATTGATCCATACCTCCAATCTATACGCTACTGAGCCAGCTTTAGAATTGGCGACTAAACTGTGTAAGACTGGGAACTTTGCCGCTGTTCATTTTGGAAACAGTGGAACAGAGGCAAATGAAGCTGCATTTAAATATGCTAGAGCCTATAGCCAAAGGGTAAAGGGAGAAGGAAACTATAAGATTCTCTCCTTTAGTAATGCTTTCCATGGAAGAACCTTTGGAACTATGTCAGCAACGCCTAAGGAGAAATATAAGGCACCATTTTATCCACTAGTTCCTGGGTTTGAAACTGCAGAGTATAACAGTGTTGATGACCTTAAAAAGATATTGGATAGTAGTTTTGCTGCTGTTATTGTAGAACCTCTTCAGGGAGAGGGGGGACTAGACTCCCTAACTAAAGAGTTCTGTGAAGCTCTCCATGAGATATGTTTAGCAAAGGATATATTAATCATCTCCGATGAAGTTCAAACAGGTTTTGGACGAACTGGAGAGTTATATGGATATGAAACCTTTGGGCTTAAACCAGATATTATTACTCTATCCAAACCTTTAGCAGGAGGATTACCCCTTAGTGCGACTCTAATTCCTAAAAAAGTCAATGATCTAATTAAAATTGGAGAGCATGGAACTACATTTGGTGGAGGGCCTGTAACTACAGCAGTAGCCCTAAAAGTGATGAGTATTATTAATGACAAGGAGTTTCTTGACAACATAAAAGAGTTAAGTAGCTACTTTAAATCAGGTTTAGAGGATATTATTATTAGTTGTAGTAGTGCGTTAAAGGTAAAAGGAGAAGGACTTCTTCTTGGGCTTCAACTAGCAAACCCCAACTTGATTCCTACAGTTATAAATAAATGTAGGGAGAGTGGATTATTAATATTAAGGACGGGAAGCGACTCTTTAAGATTTGCCCCTCCTTTAAATATAACAAAAGAAGAGATTAAAACTGGCCTTGATATATTAAAAAAGGCACTTTAG
- the secD gene encoding protein translocase subunit SecD produces MNKRFKLLLILALVVLGLLTLKPTYTWYRSLSEEDRAFANESKEGIREKSQVKATEGANAVIELVKANPNGDVPAEYSFLVEAAKEKYKEAGVKEPESWTLSVVLNAFKDSADSVNSLVNLRSAFETYYSGIVFDNKDLKNKILKAGLDLAGGMSVVIQVDKSSIKIEKEDGTFKTENELTDLEISDAVNRSLEILNNRIDEFGLTEPNIRKQGEDQILIEIPGDYDPAAVDTFLKGKGRLNFHIVNNEKTAELKAFWNKNGHINAPEIIGDDYIALGRYAEDRYGIDQFQDYVVLEKEPGLSGTHIKSAGVYRDSMTGGTKVNFELDSEGGDIFFDFTTAHIKEPMAVVMDDKVKSVATINDSIRSQVVVTGFNTEEANNLALILRTAALPVELEVINMQQVGAQLGQDTITKGLYSILYGFLAVMIFMFIYYKGAGLIANIALLLNLFFVIAVLATFNMTLTMTSIAGLILNVGMAVDANVIIFERIKEEIAKGKSRAQSIKTGFGRAFWTIMDANITTLIAALFLSQVGKGPIKGFAVTLAIGIVSSLFTALFVSRFLFDVGTHGLGKKKISIGWGTK; encoded by the coding sequence ATGAATAAAAGATTCAAATTACTCCTAATTCTTGCTTTAGTTGTATTAGGTTTATTAACACTTAAACCTACATACACATGGTACAGATCTCTTTCTGAAGAAGATAGAGCATTTGCAAATGAGTCTAAAGAAGGGATTAGAGAGAAATCACAAGTTAAAGCAACTGAGGGTGCTAATGCAGTTATAGAGTTAGTAAAAGCTAACCCTAATGGTGATGTCCCTGCTGAATATTCCTTTTTAGTAGAAGCTGCTAAAGAAAAGTATAAAGAGGCGGGCGTTAAGGAGCCGGAATCATGGACATTAAGTGTTGTTTTAAACGCATTTAAAGATAGTGCAGATTCTGTTAACAGTTTAGTTAACCTACGTTCAGCTTTTGAAACTTACTATAGTGGTATTGTTTTTGATAATAAAGATCTTAAGAATAAGATTCTAAAAGCTGGTCTTGATTTAGCTGGTGGTATGAGTGTTGTTATTCAAGTTGATAAATCTTCTATTAAAATTGAGAAAGAAGATGGTACGTTTAAAACTGAAAACGAATTAACTGACTTAGAAATATCTGATGCTGTAAATAGATCTTTAGAGATTTTAAATAACCGTATTGATGAGTTTGGTTTAACAGAACCAAATATCAGAAAACAGGGTGAAGATCAAATATTAATTGAAATCCCAGGTGACTATGATCCTGCAGCTGTTGATACTTTCCTAAAAGGTAAGGGTCGATTAAACTTTCACATTGTTAATAATGAAAAAACAGCAGAGTTAAAAGCATTTTGGAATAAAAATGGTCATATTAATGCACCAGAGATAATTGGTGATGATTATATAGCTCTTGGTAGATATGCTGAGGATCGTTATGGTATTGATCAATTTCAGGACTATGTTGTTTTAGAAAAAGAGCCAGGACTATCTGGAACTCATATTAAATCTGCTGGTGTGTATAGAGATAGTATGACAGGTGGTACTAAGGTAAACTTTGAGTTAGATTCTGAGGGTGGAGATATTTTCTTCGACTTTACAACTGCTCACATTAAAGAACCTATGGCTGTAGTTATGGATGATAAAGTAAAATCTGTGGCAACTATAAATGACTCAATTAGAAGCCAAGTTGTTGTAACTGGTTTTAACACTGAGGAAGCGAATAACTTAGCTTTAATATTAAGAACAGCTGCTCTACCTGTAGAGTTAGAAGTTATTAATATGCAGCAAGTTGGAGCTCAATTAGGTCAAGATACAATTACTAAAGGTCTTTACTCTATATTATATGGTTTTTTAGCAGTAATGATATTTATGTTTATATACTATAAGGGTGCAGGTTTAATCGCTAACATTGCTCTTCTATTAAACTTATTCTTTGTTATTGCAGTTCTAGCTACATTTAACATGACTTTAACAATGACAAGTATTGCTGGTCTTATATTAAATGTTGGTATGGCTGTGGATGCAAATGTTATTATCTTCGAAAGAATTAAAGAAGAGATAGCTAAGGGTAAATCTAGAGCTCAATCTATTAAAACTGGATTTGGAAGAGCGTTTTGGACTATTATGGATGCAAATATTACTACTTTAATAGCTGCTCTATTCCTATCACAAGTTGGTAAGGGTCCTATAAAAGGGTTTGCTGTTACATTAGCTATAGGTATTGTAAGTTCACTATTTACAGCTCTGTTTGTTTCTAGATTCTTATTTGATGTTGGAACCCATGGTCTTGGTAAAAAGAAAATAAGTATTGGATGGGGGACAAAATAA
- the yajC gene encoding preprotein translocase subunit YajC has protein sequence MNIFMKLPLLLAAPEGATSAQGGGLMAFAPLLIMILIFYFLIMRPQSKKQKETKAMLAAVKKGDKITTIGGIRGTVDNVKDDIVTVRVDGTTKIDFLKSAISTVSNPSTEAENKDKKEVKEEK, from the coding sequence ATGAACATTTTTATGAAATTACCATTATTATTAGCTGCACCTGAGGGAGCAACTTCAGCACAGGGTGGAGGTCTTATGGCGTTTGCACCACTATTAATAATGATTTTGATTTTCTACTTTTTAATTATGAGACCCCAAAGTAAAAAACAAAAAGAGACTAAGGCTATGTTAGCTGCAGTAAAAAAAGGGGATAAGATTACAACAATTGGTGGAATCAGAGGAACAGTTGACAATGTTAAAGATGATATTGTAACTGTTCGAGTTGATGGAACTACTAAAATTGACTTTTTAAAATCTGCTATTAGTACAGTATCAAATCCTAGTACTGAAGCAGAAAATAAAGATAAAAAAGAAGTAAAAGAAGAAAAATAA
- a CDS encoding arginine repressor yields the protein MTSRHDRLKIIQGIIETNSITSQEQLLGILKDNNVNVTQATLSRDLKMLKVGKVSDGAKGYIYTLPSILNLKESEQQYINDFLRGFLSIAFSNNICVIKTLPGHANSTAAAIDNLLFDEVIGSIAGDDTIMVILSDEYPKEDFISSLNSKIEGLEL from the coding sequence TTGACATCTAGACACGATAGGTTAAAAATAATTCAAGGCATAATTGAAACAAACTCAATAACAAGCCAAGAGCAGTTACTAGGTATATTAAAGGATAATAATGTTAATGTTACCCAGGCAACTCTATCAAGAGACCTAAAAATGTTAAAAGTAGGAAAGGTCTCAGATGGTGCAAAGGGGTATATATACACTCTTCCATCTATTCTAAACCTAAAAGAGTCGGAACAACAATATATAAACGATTTTCTTAGAGGTTTTTTATCAATAGCATTCTCAAACAATATCTGTGTAATAAAAACCCTCCCGGGTCATGCCAACAGTACGGCTGCTGCAATTGACAATCTACTTTTTGATGAAGTTATTGGTTCCATAGCTGGGGATGACACAATAATGGTTATTTTAAGTGATGAATATCCAAAAGAGGATTTCATTAGTAGTTTAAATAGTAAAATAGAAGGTCTGGAGTTATAA
- the argC gene encoding N-acetyl-gamma-glutamyl-phosphate reductase: MKAAILGSTGYTGLVLLRFLLDHPEIDEIIPVSSSSVGLSITEYDPGIFSKSLLTKVKDGLLKSVDDAKLAKPDVVFAALPHLKSAEICSDFFGDSVIIDLSADFRIEDAELFEKAYGEKHPNPKLQKEAVYGLSEWYKDKIKNAQLIANPGCYPTASLLPLLPLVKEGIITNDIVINALSGISGAGRSAKPNSLFVKRNENANAYNIGTKHRHQIEIKKELDFIDNYNTKVIFNPHLIPLSRGMVVTTVAKLQKEVTDSKILEIYTKYYGNSEFVNILKNSLPESGSTINSNRCDISWQLEDNSIILCSTIDNLVKGASGQAVQNMNIRFGFKESLGLSLNGEL, from the coding sequence ATGAAAGCAGCAATTTTAGGTTCAACAGGTTATACGGGTTTAGTTCTACTAAGATTTCTACTAGACCATCCAGAAATAGACGAGATAATTCCGGTATCATCTTCATCAGTGGGTCTATCTATTACAGAGTATGACCCGGGGATTTTTTCAAAAAGTTTATTAACAAAGGTTAAAGACGGTCTCTTAAAATCTGTAGATGATGCAAAACTAGCAAAACCTGATGTTGTTTTTGCAGCCTTACCCCACCTAAAATCTGCGGAAATATGCTCAGATTTTTTTGGAGATTCAGTTATAATAGATCTATCAGCAGATTTTAGAATAGAAGATGCAGAACTTTTTGAAAAGGCCTATGGGGAGAAACACCCAAACCCTAAATTACAAAAAGAGGCTGTTTATGGACTTAGTGAGTGGTATAAGGATAAAATAAAAAATGCCCAATTAATCGCTAATCCAGGTTGCTATCCAACAGCATCACTTCTACCCCTACTTCCCTTAGTAAAAGAGGGTATTATAACAAATGATATTGTAATAAATGCGCTATCTGGAATTTCCGGAGCAGGACGAAGTGCAAAACCTAACTCTCTATTTGTAAAAAGGAATGAAAACGCCAATGCCTATAACATTGGAACTAAACATAGACACCAGATAGAGATAAAAAAAGAGTTAGATTTTATTGATAATTACAATACCAAGGTAATATTTAACCCACACCTTATACCCCTAAGCAGGGGAATGGTAGTAACGACAGTTGCGAAACTACAAAAAGAAGTAACAGATTCTAAAATATTAGAGATTTATACTAAATATTACGGAAATTCGGAATTTGTAAATATATTAAAAAACTCCCTACCTGAGTCTGGGAGTACAATAAACTCTAACAGGTGTGATATTAGTTGGCAATTAGAGGATAATTCAATAATTTTGTGCTCAACAATTGATAACCTGGTAAAGGGTGCATCGGGACAAGCAGTTCAAAACATGAATATTAGGTTTGGGTTTAAAGAGTCCTTAGGCCTCTCTTTAAACGGAGAACTTTAA
- the argB gene encoding acetylglutamate kinase, with protein sequence MKETLLIKTGGKVAVEGLELTSLIQEIKTLKSNYNFILVHGGGAEVTAASKIYGYKTEFVNGVRMTSKLEMLLVDGVLAGTVNKRLVRNFESQGVKAVGLSGNDGKLFTGVTKDSSKNNRTGKVTKTDTNLIKILLENSYTPIVSSVSMEESGEPLNINADEAALAISEDLKVDKLIFISDIPGILKDGEILHEMTPTSISKEIEEGVISGGMIPKVDASVKALNKGVKSVVISNYLKSGDLLKLIENSKGSKITLEKECL encoded by the coding sequence ATGAAAGAGACTCTATTAATAAAAACCGGTGGAAAGGTAGCAGTTGAAGGTTTAGAGCTAACAAGTCTTATACAAGAGATTAAAACACTAAAGAGTAACTACAATTTTATACTGGTTCATGGAGGGGGAGCTGAAGTAACAGCTGCTTCAAAAATTTATGGATATAAAACAGAGTTTGTTAACGGGGTAAGAATGACCTCTAAATTGGAGATGTTACTAGTTGATGGAGTCCTTGCTGGAACAGTAAATAAAAGATTAGTTAGAAACTTTGAGTCCCAAGGAGTTAAGGCTGTTGGGTTATCTGGTAACGATGGAAAGTTATTTACCGGGGTAACAAAGGATTCAAGTAAAAATAACAGAACTGGAAAAGTTACAAAAACCGACACTAACCTAATAAAAATATTATTAGAAAACAGTTACACACCAATAGTCTCCTCTGTATCAATGGAAGAGAGCGGAGAACCGTTAAATATTAATGCGGATGAAGCTGCCCTTGCAATCTCAGAGGATTTAAAGGTTGATAAACTAATATTTATCTCTGACATCCCTGGGATTCTAAAGGACGGGGAAATTTTACATGAAATGACCCCAACCTCTATTTCTAAGGAGATAGAAGAAGGTGTAATTTCCGGAGGGATGATTCCAAAGGTCGATGCATCTGTAAAAGCCCTTAATAAGGGAGTAAAAAGCGTTGTAATAAGCAACTATCTTAAAAGTGGTGACTTATTAAAACTTATAGAAAACAGTAAAGGTTCAAAAATTACCTTAGAAAAGGAGTGTTTATGA
- a CDS encoding DUF342 domain-containing protein, with protein sequence MNKFSPNFNGKLSKKVFILLKFADNFLMSNCELKITLSEDDFKAYADFIPAVGEGAELSILYVKSALAEAEITEGLDWDLINSTIDYCNSSKKVRTGVKIATGTKPVSEVPAHWNLEEKFFKNAMGLDLGSGQIDYHEVSKFIMVKKGELIARRDNGRPGVNGLSVKKKIIPFKKKKIIQFSNGRNTAELKGNLYAAISGRYEVSEDRDIHINDVLHIEHNVDYSTGNISFNKDVIIEGEIKDGFKVAAGGSLYCKSNVDATDILCRKNLVVDKGIIGRKEAMVRVGGKITARFIENCHVESKSGIEVEKNIMNSKVFTLGRLDLGENGSLVSSSVHSELGVIAKNIGKDGSPNSEIEIGFSYIDKRAIDSISQRVEVLKEKLGKLNKLPEYRKTDKKLDLIKQIESVISRGSAELEEKKKSLYKYPDATVSVSGTIFAGNIITICGVKYSLTEDKKKVKFYLNKESLRVESVPI encoded by the coding sequence ATGAATAAATTTTCACCTAATTTCAATGGTAAACTTTCAAAAAAAGTTTTTATTTTATTAAAGTTTGCCGATAATTTTCTTATGAGTAACTGTGAGTTAAAAATAACACTATCCGAAGACGACTTTAAGGCCTATGCTGATTTTATCCCAGCTGTAGGAGAGGGAGCTGAGTTAAGTATTTTGTATGTAAAAAGTGCTCTTGCTGAGGCTGAAATTACTGAAGGCTTGGATTGGGACTTGATTAATTCTACTATTGACTACTGTAACAGCAGTAAAAAGGTCCGTACTGGAGTTAAAATTGCCACAGGTACTAAACCTGTTTCCGAAGTTCCAGCCCATTGGAACTTAGAAGAGAAGTTTTTTAAAAATGCTATGGGTCTAGATCTTGGAAGTGGACAAATAGATTACCATGAAGTTTCAAAATTTATTATGGTTAAAAAAGGTGAATTAATTGCTCGTAGAGATAACGGTCGTCCGGGTGTTAATGGCCTTAGTGTTAAAAAAAAGATAATTCCATTTAAAAAAAAGAAAATAATACAGTTTTCAAATGGTAGAAATACAGCAGAATTAAAGGGGAATTTATACGCTGCAATTAGTGGTCGTTATGAAGTTTCCGAGGATAGGGATATCCATATAAATGATGTTTTACATATAGAGCATAATGTAGACTATAGCACTGGAAATATATCCTTTAATAAGGATGTTATTATTGAGGGCGAAATAAAAGATGGGTTTAAGGTTGCTGCTGGTGGATCTTTGTATTGCAAAAGTAATGTTGATGCCACAGATATTCTTTGTAGAAAGAATCTAGTTGTTGATAAGGGTATTATTGGCCGTAAAGAAGCGATGGTAAGAGTTGGTGGGAAGATAACTGCTCGGTTTATTGAGAACTGCCATGTTGAGTCAAAAAGTGGAATTGAAGTTGAAAAAAATATAATGAACTCAAAAGTATTTACCCTAGGAAGATTGGATTTAGGAGAGAATGGTTCTCTAGTTAGTAGTTCTGTTCACTCTGAACTTGGGGTCATTGCTAAAAATATAGGTAAGGATGGAAGTCCTAACTCTGAAATTGAAATTGGCTTTTCCTATATAGATAAAAGAGCTATAGACTCTATCTCACAAAGAGTTGAGGTTTTAAAAGAGAAGTTAGGGAAGTTAAATAAACTTCCTGAGTATAGAAAGACAGATAAAAAATTAGATCTAATTAAGCAGATTGAGAGCGTTATATCCAGGGGTTCTGCAGAACTTGAAGAGAAAAAGAAGAGTCTCTATAAGTACCCTGATGCTACAGTTAGTGTTAGTGGAACAATTTTTGCTGGTAATATAATAACTATTTGTGGAGTAAAATACAGCCTAACAGAGGATAAAAAGAAGGTAAAGTTTTATCTGAACAAGGAGAGTTTGAGGGTTGAGAGCGTTCCTATATAG
- the groL gene encoding chaperonin GroEL (60 kDa chaperone family; promotes refolding of misfolded polypeptides especially under stressful conditions; forms two stacked rings of heptamers to form a barrel-shaped 14mer; ends can be capped by GroES; misfolded proteins enter the barrel where they are refolded when GroES binds), which produces MAKQLQFDEQARKSLLIGVEKLSDAVKVTLGPKGRNVLIDKKFGAPLVTKDGVTVAKEIELDDPFENMGAQLVKEVSTKTNDVAGDGTTTATVLAYGIVKEGLKSVAAGINPMGLKRGIDKAVVLAVNEIANLAKDIKEKEEIAQVATISANNDREIGDEIAAALEKVGKDGVITVEESKTFETTTDFVEGMQFDRGYLSPYFATDRDTMTTVMEHPYILVFDKKISNMKDLLPLLEKVAGAGKSLLIIAEDVEGEALAALVVNSLRGALNVCAVKAPGFGDRRKAMLEDIAILTAGEVISEEIGLKLEGTELEQLGTAAKVTISKDETVIVSGAGDETAINERIGQIKNQIDDTSSDYDREKLQERLAKLAGGVAVINVGAATEVELKEKKDRVEDALSATRAAIEEGIIPGGGTTLAQISVLLEKADLSDFTEEEKVGFKIARRAIEEPVRQIAANAGLDGAVVAEKVKNEKRGVGFNADKMVYVDMVSAGILDPAKVTRTALQNAASIAGLLLTTECAITDIPEENSAAQPQGMGGMGGMGGMM; this is translated from the coding sequence ATGGCAAAACAGTTGCAATTTGATGAACAGGCAAGAAAGAGCCTATTAATAGGTGTTGAAAAACTATCAGATGCAGTAAAGGTAACTTTAGGGCCAAAGGGTCGAAACGTTTTAATTGATAAAAAGTTTGGTGCACCTTTAGTTACAAAAGATGGAGTTACTGTTGCAAAAGAGATTGAACTTGATGATCCATTTGAAAATATGGGTGCTCAGTTAGTTAAAGAGGTTTCTACAAAAACTAACGATGTTGCAGGGGATGGAACAACTACAGCAACTGTTCTCGCTTACGGAATTGTAAAAGAGGGGCTTAAAAGTGTCGCTGCTGGTATCAATCCTATGGGTCTAAAAAGAGGTATTGATAAGGCTGTTGTTTTAGCAGTTAATGAGATAGCTAATCTAGCAAAAGATATTAAAGAGAAGGAAGAGATTGCTCAAGTTGCAACTATTTCTGCAAATAATGACAGGGAGATTGGTGATGAAATTGCTGCAGCTCTAGAGAAAGTTGGAAAAGATGGTGTAATTACTGTTGAAGAGTCAAAAACATTTGAAACTACAACTGACTTTGTTGAAGGAATGCAGTTTGATAGAGGTTATCTATCACCTTACTTTGCTACTGATAGGGATACAATGACTACAGTAATGGAACACCCTTACATCCTGGTTTTTGATAAAAAGATATCTAATATGAAGGATCTATTACCACTACTTGAAAAAGTTGCTGGAGCCGGAAAATCCCTACTAATTATAGCTGAAGATGTAGAGGGTGAAGCGTTAGCAGCCCTTGTTGTTAACTCTTTAAGAGGTGCGTTAAATGTTTGTGCAGTTAAAGCTCCTGGGTTTGGTGATAGAAGAAAGGCTATGTTGGAAGACATCGCAATATTAACCGCAGGTGAAGTTATATCTGAAGAGATAGGTCTAAAATTAGAGGGAACAGAGTTAGAGCAACTAGGTACAGCTGCTAAAGTTACAATCTCTAAGGATGAGACTGTAATTGTTTCTGGTGCTGGTGATGAAACTGCTATAAATGAGAGAATCGGTCAGATCAAGAACCAAATAGATGATACTTCTTCTGATTATGATAGAGAAAAACTACAAGAGAGACTTGCAAAATTAGCTGGTGGAGTTGCAGTAATAAATGTTGGAGCTGCTACAGAAGTTGAACTTAAAGAGAAAAAGGATAGGGTCGAAGATGCTTTATCTGCTACAAGAGCTGCTATTGAAGAGGGTATTATACCTGGTGGTGGTACAACTTTAGCTCAAATAAGTGTTTTATTAGAAAAAGCTGACCTTAGTGATTTTACAGAAGAAGAAAAGGTTGGTTTTAAAATAGCTAGACGAGCAATTGAAGAACCTGTAAGGCAGATTGCTGCAAATGCAGGACTAGATGGTGCTGTTGTTGCAGAAAAAGTTAAAAATGAGAAAAGAGGCGTTGGTTTTAATGCTGATAAAATGGTCTATGTAGATATGGTTTCTGCAGGAATTCTAGATCCTGCAAAAGTAACTAGAACAGCTCTACAAAATGCAGCTTCTATTGCAGGATTATTGTTAACAACTGAGTGTGCAATAACAGATATCCCTGAGGAAAACTCAGCTGCTCAACCTCAAGGTATGGGTGGAATGGGAGGTATGGGTGGCATGATGTAG
- a CDS encoding biotin--[acetyl-CoA-carboxylase] ligase produces the protein MNLKKIENPFGGLTYYKESTRSTMADASETIDEKNIDGSLFITDNQTNGIGRVSGRKWESSPYQNLTFTLVLDRDTIGKGFGCTPLKAGLALSKVIKELTGADAKVKWPNDVLVNGKKISGILCHSSKGYILVGVGINVNQLVFDKDIEDNTTSLSKISNNGYNLEMVLTKFLNTFYETLRSSTWLSELNSSLYRQGEEVRFSVGNPDNNNIVEGVLQGLDDQGKVIIISESGDSSSYLSGEFI, from the coding sequence ATGAATTTAAAGAAGATTGAAAATCCATTTGGAGGACTTACATATTATAAAGAGTCTACAAGATCCACTATGGCAGACGCCTCAGAAACAATTGATGAAAAAAATATTGATGGGTCCCTATTTATTACTGATAATCAGACTAATGGAATAGGGAGAGTTTCTGGCCGAAAATGGGAATCATCACCCTATCAAAACCTAACTTTTACACTTGTATTAGATAGAGATACCATTGGTAAAGGCTTTGGTTGCACACCTTTAAAAGCTGGCTTAGCCCTGTCTAAGGTTATTAAAGAACTTACCGGAGCTGATGCTAAGGTTAAATGGCCAAACGATGTACTTGTTAATGGGAAAAAAATATCTGGTATTTTATGCCACTCTTCAAAGGGGTATATATTAGTTGGAGTTGGAATAAATGTTAATCAGTTAGTTTTTGATAAAGATATAGAGGATAATACTACGTCTCTCTCAAAAATAAGTAATAATGGGTATAACCTGGAGATGGTACTAACAAAATTTCTTAATACATTCTATGAAACTCTTAGATCCTCAACTTGGCTTAGTGAGCTTAACAGCTCTTTATATAGACAGGGGGAAGAAGTTCGATTTTCTGTGGGTAATCCTGATAATAATAACATAGTAGAAGGTGTCTTACAGGGCTTAGATGATCAGGGAAAGGTTATTATAATTAGTGAATCAGGGGATTCAAGCAGCTATCTAAGCGGAGAGTTTATTTAG